A single window of Candoia aspera isolate rCanAsp1 chromosome 3, rCanAsp1.hap2, whole genome shotgun sequence DNA harbors:
- the SLA gene encoding src-like-adapter, whose amino-acid sequence MGNAVKILKTEPEVKSTPWQSGHRSDFLAVLYDYPTPDISQPVFQVGEKLRVISDEGAWWKACSLTTGKEHYIPEKCVARVYHGWLFEGIGREKAEELLLLPTNRIGSFMIRKSETTNGFYSLSIRHMGVKHYRIFRLPNNWYYISPRQTFQCLEDLVNHYSEVADGLCCVLTTPCLTQHTSIPEGRSQEPPVVMRNKTFRWNQMQRSKECDNDVAELLRLEDSGLSYGLRNSIASYLALTMEEDSSFVRKKAKKTQSMIYRSKHQSEPHFMYHED is encoded by the exons ATGGGGAATGCTGTCAAAATACTGAAAACTGAACCTGAAGTGAAGAGTACACCTTGGCAATCAG GTCACAGAAGTGATTTTCTTGCTGTTCTCTATGACTATCCCACACCGGATATAAGCCAGCCTGTATTTCAAGTTGGGGAGAAACTACGTGTAATATCAGA CGAGGGTGCCTGGTGGAAAGCTTGCTCCCTCACCACAGGAAAAGAACATTATATTCCGGAAAAATGTGTTGCCAGAGTTTACCACGG CTGGTTATTTGAAGGTATAGGCAGAGAAAAAGCCGAAGAACTTCTGCTCCTTCCAACTAACAGAATTGGCTCTTTCATGATTAGAAAAAGCGAAACGACAAAcg GTTTTTATTCATTGTCAATCCGGCATATGGGCGTGAAGCATTACAGAATTTTCCGCTTGCCAAACAACTGGTATTATATCTCCCCTCGGCAAACGTTTCAGTGCCTTGAGGACCTTGTAAACCACTACTCTG AGGTGGCTGATGGCCTGTGCTGTGTTCTCACAACTCCTTGCCTCACCCAACACACCAGCATCCCTGAAGGAAGGAGTCAAGAGCCCCCCGTGGTGATGCGCAACAAAACTTTCAGGTGGAATCAGATGCAAAG GTCAAAAGAATGTGACAATGATGTTGCAGAGCTGCTCAGATTGGAAGACTCTGGCCTCAGCTATGGTCTGCGGAACAGCATTGCTTCATACCTTGCCCTAACTATGGAAGAAGATTCTTCTTTTGTGAGAAAGAAGGCCAAGAAAACCCAGTCTATGATATATCGGAGCAAGCACCAATCCGAACCCCATTTCATGTATCATGAAGACTGA